The Alcaligenes faecalis sequence TCAGAACGTAAGACTCATCGCGCTTGGGCAACCGCGCTCATGCTCGTCGCATGCGCCACCGTTCAGGCTGGTGATGCCGATAGTGAGCGCGAAAGTCTGGCACGGATTGAAAACGAGCTGGCCGTCGTTCAGCAGATGGTGGCCGCAGCCTCTCGTGATGCCCCTCCCTCTCAACGGGTCAATTTTCGATATGAGTGGTTGATCAATGATCTGGACGTGATGCGTCGGGGAATTCAACAACACCTTAATGCCCCTATGCAGCCGCGCCCAGTCGAGCCACTGCGAGGCGACTACCGCCAATGACGCAACTTCAGGAGATCCCCTTATGGGCATGAACAATGCACAGCTGGGTTCCAACATGAGAGAGGCGTTTGCAGCAGGCTCGGGTGTTGACCCAAACGCCATGAAGGTCGTGCTGACGATCATCACGGTTGCGATTGTGGTTCTGTTCTTTGCCTGGCTAGGGATGACCGCCCTGGATAACTACCGGGAGGGCCAACTCAAGCAGGAAGAGGTGGTCTGGGCCTGCGTCAAATTAGTTGTGCTGTTGTCCTTAATCCTGTGGGTGTTGGTTTGACGCTCACAGGACTTCTTAACACATCAAACCATACGGAGTTTAGCTATGACCACACTGAACGCTCTGTTGGCGGCACCCCGAGCGGGGTGGCAAAAAGCCAAGCGTCACTTCGCGCAAGCCGCTTTGATCCCTGCTGTAGCGTTACTTTCGTCACCTACCATGGCAGCTTTGCCCACGATGCCTACACCGGGATCTGGCATTGACGGGGCTCAAGTTGCTGACGGCGATTGGCTTGGAGCGATGGGTGCTTACTGGAAACAGGGCATCACGATTCTGGCCATGATCTTTGTTGGCTACTTTTTCCTGAAAGTCGTGATGGGCGCAATCACAAAGTGGACCCAATACACACGTGGCCAGGCTGATATTGCTGACCTGAAAGAATACGTAATCACTGGCGGTGTGCTTGCCATTGCGCTTGTCGCACTGGCCACGTATGCCATCGCCACGCTCGGGTAAAGGGGAAAAGTCGATATGGCTCGCAAGCCCTCTGCCCCACACCTTGAACAGCTAGATGAGCAAGTTACCCAGGGCATCGCTACGCCGATAACCGATCGCGTGAATGTTCAACCAGCCATTCTGAACGGTATGACGGTCGATGAAGCACAAATCATCGGTCTGATCTCCGTCGTGGTGTGTCTGCTGCTGGGCTTGGTACTGCTGGCCATAACCGGCTTCTGGCAAACACTTTTGGCCATCATGCTATTTGGACCATTAGTCATTTTGTGGTTTGCCTCTAAATACTTGGCGGGACTTAAGCGCAACCGTCCTGACGGCTATTACAACCAGGCTATGCACCACTGGATGGCCTCTCGTGGGTGGGTGAAAGCCAAATTCATCCGCCACAACGGTTATTGGAGCTTGGGCCGGACCTTGCCCTTTAGCCTGTCCACTTCATTCAACCCTAAACCGTCCCGTCAGAACGTTGTTTCTACGAGCGAAACGGCCATCCCCTCTTCTTGCGCTGCTCAAGGTGTGACACCGATAGCGGATAAAGCGAGCAACAACGTATGAGTTCAAAATATTTAAACGCCCTGGCCACTGTTCAGGCGACAAATAAAAGACTGGGCGCACTTGTTTTAGTTGTCGCCGCTCTTGGGGCTGTGGGTATGTACTTTGCTGCCCGCACACCGCATCGAATCGACGTCAATTTGCACCCCAACATTCAAGGCGGGGATGTCGTCACCGTGACCGACGGCCAGTCGCCGGTCCCTGACGTCAATGTGTATGGCTTTGCCTACTACATCTGGCAGCAGGTCAACCGCTGGCAAGCCGACGGGTACAAGGACTACGGCAAGCAAATCTACTACTACCAGGCCTACATCACCCCGTCTTGTCGCGCTCAGCTAGAGAACGACATGAACACACGGGATAGAGCCGGTGAGTTGCGCTCACGCACACGCATCATGACCGAGATTCCAGGGTTTGGGTTTTCACCCAGACGAGTCATTTCGCAAGGCACCAACACCTGGACAGTACTGCTCGACATGCAATTGCAAGAGACATTTCGTGGTCAACAAATCAAAGACATCTACATCCGGTATCCGATGCGTGTCGTGCGATATGACGTTGACCCCGAGAAAAACCCCTGGAAGCTGGCCATTGACTGCTATGGCAACAACCGCCCTGCCCGCCTGAATCCTGACGAAGTCGCCGCAGTCCAGAAGAACAACCAAAGTCCCGAGCTGCCAACTGAGTCAGAAATCGTGCCCGCCACATTGCCCGGCACGATCACCGACCCGGCCACCAACGTGACCGACCCCGCTCCGACACCTATCCAGGTGCGACCCGTCCAACCTCAAAGCGAGTGAGATTGTCATCCATGAAAGCCATTCTTAGCATTCGCAAAACAGCTCTGGCCTGCGCTCTTTTGGGGCTGGCCCAGTACGCACAGGCACAAGTACGAGACTTGGGGCCAAACTTGGAGAGCGTACCAGCAGATCTTATTGCTCCAGCCCCTGACAGCGTCAACTCAAGTGTCAATGTGGGTTCTGCAACAAACGCAGCAGTGAATAACGCACCCGATCTGGGAGAGATTCCCAATCTTGGCTCCTCACCCTCTAACGCTGAGTATCAAAACCCTAGCGTCAATGTGATGGGTGACCAAGCTATGGTGGAGAGCACTGTGGATGCAGCCATTCAACAGGCCAAGGATAATCAGGACGAAAGCGGCACGACCATCCGCAAACCACCACAAAATAAACCGCATGGCGTCGAGCGAGCCGTGTTTAATCGAGCTCCGGTACGTGCGCCACTGCCTGTGGGCATCGAACGCATGATTACCTTGCCTGCGCCTGCCGCCCTGCATGTGCCATCGGATATGTCCAAGATTGCCCGAATCGAAGTCATTGATCGCACGATGTACATCACGGCCCTCCAGCAGTTCACACCCGTGCGAATCATTGCTGAGCTCATTGACTCTGGGCAGCAAATTCCCTTCGATCTGGTTGCCGACAGCACAACAGCCAGTGCCCGTAGCGAACTTCAGGTTTTTGTCGTTGCTTCCTCATCGCCTGGTTCAGAGGAGATCGGAGGTGATGGTCCCGCTTCCCAAGCGGCAGCGCAAGCGACCAGCATGGCCAATGAACACACATTGAGCCAGCAAATGGCGGAATCAGCACCGACAGATATGGTCCAGCTCACCCGCTACGCCGCACGCCAGCTTTATGCCCCAAAGCGGCTTGCCACCCCGTTCTCAGGTGTGCAGCAGGTCGAAGTCACTGCTGAGCCAATTGCCAACCTAATACGTGGCGTCCATGTTGTATCCACCCCCGTTGGTCAGTGGCGTTCTGGCCAGCTCTATGTGACAGCCGTTCTCATCAAGAACCGGTCATATAGCCCCTTGGAGATTCCACTTGAGCAAGTGCGCGGCCAATGGATTGCAGCCACCGCGCAGCACGGTCGAATTGGCCCAGCCGGTTCCGAGACGGACACCACCGCCATTTATCTGGTGTGCCAGCGCCAATTTG is a genomic window containing:
- a CDS encoding RAQPRD family integrative conjugative element protein, which codes for MKPQQSGPSERKTHRAWATALMLVACATVQAGDADSERESLARIENELAVVQQMVAAASRDAPPSQRVNFRYEWLINDLDVMRRGIQQHLNAPMQPRPVEPLRGDYRQ
- a CDS encoding TIGR03758 family integrating conjugative element protein, encoding MNNAQLGSNMREAFAAGSGVDPNAMKVVLTIITVAIVVLFFAWLGMTALDNYREGQLKQEEVVWACVKLVVLLSLILWVLV
- a CDS encoding DUF2976 domain-containing protein, encoding MTTLNALLAAPRAGWQKAKRHFAQAALIPAVALLSSPTMAALPTMPTPGSGIDGAQVADGDWLGAMGAYWKQGITILAMIFVGYFFLKVVMGAITKWTQYTRGQADIADLKEYVITGGVLAIALVALATYAIATLG
- a CDS encoding TIGR03750 family conjugal transfer protein produces the protein MARKPSAPHLEQLDEQVTQGIATPITDRVNVQPAILNGMTVDEAQIIGLISVVVCLLLGLVLLAITGFWQTLLAIMLFGPLVILWFASKYLAGLKRNRPDGYYNQAMHHWMASRGWVKAKFIRHNGYWSLGRTLPFSLSTSFNPKPSRQNVVSTSETAIPSSCAAQGVTPIADKASNNV
- a CDS encoding PFL_4703 family integrating conjugative element protein, whose product is MSSKYLNALATVQATNKRLGALVLVVAALGAVGMYFAARTPHRIDVNLHPNIQGGDVVTVTDGQSPVPDVNVYGFAYYIWQQVNRWQADGYKDYGKQIYYYQAYITPSCRAQLENDMNTRDRAGELRSRTRIMTEIPGFGFSPRRVISQGTNTWTVLLDMQLQETFRGQQIKDIYIRYPMRVVRYDVDPEKNPWKLAIDCYGNNRPARLNPDEVAAVQKNNQSPELPTESEIVPATLPGTITDPATNVTDPAPTPIQVRPVQPQSE
- a CDS encoding TIGR03749 family integrating conjugative element protein; this translates as MVESTVDAAIQQAKDNQDESGTTIRKPPQNKPHGVERAVFNRAPVRAPLPVGIERMITLPAPAALHVPSDMSKIARIEVIDRTMYITALQQFTPVRIIAELIDSGQQIPFDLVADSTTASARSELQVFVVASSSPGSEEIGGDGPASQAAAQATSMANEHTLSQQMAESAPTDMVQLTRYAARQLYAPKRLATPFSGVQQVEVTAEPIANLIRGVHVVSTPVGQWRSGQLYVTAVLIKNRSYSPLEIPLEQVRGQWIAATAQHGRIGPAGSETDTTAIYLVCQRQFEACR